The segment TGCATATACTATACTATTAGCGATTTTTGGGATGATTAGTGAAAAAATTTTAAAAGAGTTATCTAGAAAAAATTTATTAAGAAATACTTTATCAAAAAAAGTTTTATCTAGAAAAATTTTATCAATGAATGATTTATCAAAAAATGATTTATCAAAATTTGAAATGTATGATGCTAAAGAAAAAAAAGACAATATAATTATAACTAATTTGAACAAAAAATTTGATAACAATGTCATATTATCTGACTTTAATATTATTTTTGAAAACTCTAAAATAAATATTTTATTAGGTGAATCGGGTATAGGAAAAACAACTATTTTAAACATACTATCTAATATTGTTGAAAAAGATAGTGGAGAGGTTTATATACAAGGAAAAATAGGTTATATTTTCCAAGATGATAGATTAATACCATGGTTAAATATAATAGAAAATATTAGACTTATAAATGAAAATATTTCTATAATGGAAATAGAAAACTACTTAAAAATGTTAAATTTAGAAAAAGAAGTTTTATATATGTTTCCATATGAATTATCTGGAGGTATGAAAAAAAGAATAAATATATTAAGAGCTATAGCATATAAGCCAGATATTATTTTAATGGATGAAGCTTTTTCGTCTCTAGATATTTCAAATAAATATAAAATAATGAATGAATTATTAAAAATACAGAACAATGAAAAATTTACTATTATAATGGTTACACATGATCCATTTGAGGTATCAATTCTTGGAGAAAATATATTTATTTTAGATGGAAAACCTTTAAAAATAAAACAAAAATTGTCATTTAAGAATTCTTTTGAACGAGATATGAAAGAGAATCACGATATCCTTTATAATATCAACAAAATTTTGTTAGAATAATTTAAAATAATTCTAAGGAAATTCTAAGAAAAACATTATAAAAATATATATAGAAAATATAGCAATGGAGGTGATTTTGATGAAAAAGATAGTTGTTGCATTAATGCTATTAATTGTAGTTTCTTCATTTGCTTTTGTAAATCCAGATTATGTATCTCCTGTTGTTAATGTTGTAAACGAAGCTGCTAAAGCTGTTGTTAATATTGAAGCTACTGGTCATAAGCAAACATCTATTGATCCTTTTATAGAAGAATTCTATAAGAGATTTTTTGGAGAATCTCCATGGACACAAGATAGAGAATTCAAATCTTTAGGTACAGGATTTATTTTTGATAAAAGAGGATATATATTAACAAATTATCACGTTGTTGAAAATGCTGATAGAATTACCGTAACTACTTTAGAAGGGAAAAAGTATGAAGCAAAATATATAGGTGGAGATGGAGATCTTGACATAGCTGTTATACAACTTGAAACTAAAGACGAATTACCTGTAATAGAATTGGGAGACTCTGATAGTATTCAAATAGGAGAATGGGCAATTGCAATAGGTAATCCTTTAGGATTCAAACATACAGTTACTTTAGGTGTAGTAAGTGCCGTTCATAGAAAAATACCAAAACCAGATGGAAATGGATATTATGCTGATTTAATTCAAACAGATGCTGCTATTAATCCAGGTAACAGTGGAGGACCATTATTAAATATACATGCACAAGTAATAGGTATTAATACTGCTATTGTGAATCCTACTGAAGGTCAAAATTTAGGATTTGCTATTCCAATTAATTTTGCTAAAAGATTTGCTG is part of the Marinitoga sp. 38H-ov genome and harbors:
- a CDS encoding Do family serine endopeptidase, coding for MKKIVVALMLLIVVSSFAFVNPDYVSPVVNVVNEAAKAVVNIEATGHKQTSIDPFIEEFYKRFFGESPWTQDREFKSLGTGFIFDKRGYILTNYHVVENADRITVTTLEGKKYEAKYIGGDGDLDIAVIQLETKDELPVIELGDSDSIQIGEWAIAIGNPLGFKHTVTLGVVSAVHRKIPKPDGNGYYADLIQTDAAINPGNSGGPLLNIHAQVIGINTAIVNPTEGQNLGFAIPINFAKRFAESLINNGKVSKAYLGVYIQNVTESLSKTFGLKVTKGAFVSDIEKGSPAEKVGIKPGDVIVKIDNKEIDSADELVYIVKTYPAGQSINVVVNRKGKEITYTVTLAEREEFAQATEEYYLGLKVRDLTPEDINELKLPKDMFGVRVEEVKEGSEAQYVNIKKGDIIMEMYVNGKGEKLESVKDFQKLASKIKKGDYVGFIIYRDGYRASVYFSYMGN
- a CDS encoding ATP-binding cassette domain-containing protein gives rise to the protein MKKNTLIGILLIIALWYLISIFTNNPLLIPFPHKVFGEMVKLFRDYTFYLDLANTFLKIIVGFFISIIIGIPIGLITGLNNNIFQIFRPMLMIIQSSPVVSYIAIAMLWFGIGFYTPVFVAFMVIFPVIVLNISEGVKSTDKKLIEMAKVFNVDNKKIILKIYFPSLIPFLKSTLNMISGSMWKSVVVGEFLAGDRGLGVSLSFSKIALNIDRVFAYTILLAIFGMISEKILKELSRKNLLRNTLSKKVLSRKILSMNDLSKNDLSKFEMYDAKEKKDNIIITNLNKKFDNNVILSDFNIIFENSKINILLGESGIGKTTILNILSNIVEKDSGEVYIQGKIGYIFQDDRLIPWLNIIENIRLINENISIMEIENYLKMLNLEKEVLYMFPYELSGGMKKRINILRAIAYKPDIILMDEAFSSLDISNKYKIMNELLKIQNNEKFTIIMVTHDPFEVSILGENIFILDGKPLKIKQKLSFKNSFERDMKENHDILYNINKILLE